A single Chloracidobacterium sp. DNA region contains:
- a CDS encoding VCBS repeat-containing protein, giving the protein MKLRLWMLVLLVVVGSLPVVAATNFTQRQKITSTPRGVGAQFGNAVAISGNTMVVGARYDSTTASQAGAAYIYIMSGGIWTQQAVLLAPDGSVADKFGYSVAISTDTIIVGAFNDDSPQSNAGSAYVYVRSGTTWSFQQKLTAIDAAADDQFGIAVAVIGTNAFVGANFADQPSNSDAGAVYRYTQSGAVWSHAQKLIPAGGVILGDHFGESLAVSGNKLIIGSPGADVPFTAAGSVYVYIESGGIYAQQDKISIATGANGDSFGNSVAVDGNTLIGGALQYTPTIGQPAFGAAYVFKFNGSSWISEGRLTASDGATVDRFGYSVAVSGDIVAVGAREDDTIAGGPDAGSAYIFKRVGSSWTEKQKLAPSDPFNGDRFGYAVALQAEGLIVGAAEKALTSPNGQGAAYYFAASSTFFDYDGDAKADISIFRPSNGQWWYQKSSDNSVAALTFGSSTDKPIPADYDGDGKTDIAIYRPSTGEWFILRSSNLSFYAVPFGISSDNPVPGDYDGDGFADIAVFRASTGTWYINRSSGGIIITQWGGPGDVPVNADYDGDGKTDPAIYRPASGEWWINRSTTGLYATSFGISTDKPVTADYTGDGKSDIAIWRPSNGNWYILRSEDQSFYTVPFGASGDIPVTGDYDGDGKADISIFRPSGANWFILRSTSGILIQQFGGAGDVPTPASFVP; this is encoded by the coding sequence ATGAAACTAAGACTTTGGATGTTGGTCCTTCTCGTCGTAGTCGGTTCTCTGCCCGTTGTTGCGGCAACAAATTTCACTCAGCGGCAAAAGATAACAAGTACGCCACGCGGCGTCGGTGCCCAATTTGGCAATGCGGTCGCTATCAGTGGCAATACGATGGTCGTCGGCGCCCGTTACGACAGCACGACCGCGTCGCAAGCCGGAGCTGCCTACATTTATATAATGTCCGGCGGCATATGGACGCAGCAGGCCGTATTGCTCGCACCGGATGGCTCAGTCGCAGATAAATTTGGCTATTCGGTCGCGATCAGCACCGACACCATTATCGTCGGAGCCTTTAATGACGATTCACCTCAGTCGAATGCCGGTTCAGCGTACGTATATGTCCGAAGCGGAACAACCTGGTCATTCCAGCAAAAACTGACCGCGATCGACGCTGCGGCTGACGATCAATTTGGGATCGCAGTCGCGGTCATAGGCACAAACGCCTTTGTCGGTGCAAATTTCGCCGACCAACCGAGCAATTCAGATGCCGGTGCGGTATATCGCTACACACAAAGTGGTGCAGTTTGGAGTCATGCACAGAAATTGATCCCGGCCGGAGGCGTCATATTGGGCGATCATTTTGGCGAATCTCTCGCCGTCAGCGGCAATAAGTTGATTATCGGCTCGCCCGGTGCCGATGTTCCGTTCACCGCGGCGGGCTCGGTTTATGTCTATATTGAGAGCGGCGGCATCTATGCGCAACAGGATAAAATATCGATCGCGACCGGAGCCAATGGCGATAGTTTTGGCAATTCGGTCGCTGTCGACGGGAATACGCTGATCGGCGGTGCTCTCCAATATACGCCTACTATCGGCCAGCCGGCATTCGGAGCGGCCTACGTTTTCAAGTTCAACGGTTCATCCTGGATATCAGAGGGGAGATTAACCGCCTCGGACGGAGCGACCGTTGACCGCTTCGGCTATTCGGTTGCCGTTTCGGGTGATATCGTCGCGGTCGGTGCTCGCGAAGACGATACCATCGCCGGTGGGCCCGACGCCGGGTCGGCCTATATTTTTAAGCGCGTCGGTTCGTCTTGGACCGAAAAACAGAAGCTCGCTCCGTCTGACCCGTTCAACGGCGATCGATTCGGTTATGCCGTGGCACTCCAAGCCGAAGGTCTGATCGTCGGCGCCGCCGAAAAGGCATTGACAAGCCCCAATGGCCAAGGTGCCGCATACTATTTTGCTGCCTCCAGCACTTTCTTTGACTATGACGGCGACGCCAAAGCGGATATTTCGATCTTTCGTCCGTCAAACGGCCAGTGGTGGTATCAAAAAAGCTCGGACAATTCGGTTGCCGCCCTCACATTCGGCAGTTCGACAGATAAACCGATTCCTGCCGATTATGATGGTGACGGCAAAACAGACATCGCAATTTATAGGCCGTCAACCGGTGAATGGTTTATCTTACGCAGTTCAAATCTATCATTTTATGCGGTTCCGTTCGGAATATCGTCGGACAATCCCGTTCCGGGCGATTATGACGGCGACGGTTTTGCCGACATTGCGGTATTCCGAGCTTCCACAGGAACCTGGTACATCAACAGATCCTCGGGCGGCATAATAATTACGCAGTGGGGCGGACCCGGCGATGTGCCCGTCAACGCGGATTACGATGGCGATGGCAAAACGGACCCCGCGATATATCGCCCGGCAAGCGGCGAGTGGTGGATAAACCGTTCGACGACCGGACTATATGCCACAAGTTTCGGGATCAGTACGGACAAACCCGTCACTGCCGACTACACCGGTGACGGCAAGTCGGACATCGCGATCTGGCGCCCGTCCAACGGCAATTGGTACATTTTGCGAAGCGAAGATCAGAGCTTTTATACCGTTCCGTTTGGTGCAAGCGGCGACATTCCGGTCACAGGCGATTATGACGGCGACGGCAAGGCAGATATCAGCATATTCCGCCCGAGCGGTGCGAACTGGTTTATCCTGCGTTCAACATCCGGCATTTTGATACAACAATTCGGAGGAGCGGGCGATGTGCCGACGCCGGCGTCATTCGTCCCATAG
- a CDS encoding phosphoribosylaminoimidazolesuccinocarboxamide synthase: protein MDHTQPLIDSTIPELELLHRGKVRDVYSVDEDRLLLVATDRLSAFDCVLPTPIANKGAVLTALSEFWFGQLTGIIKNHLITTNIDEMPAPIGSHPELRGRSMLVKRTDVFPVECVVRGYLEGSGWKDYRAGGTVCGHRLPPGLKHCDRLLSPIFTPANKAAAGHDENIDQLEFARIVGHDVAALLKSTTLAIYKKASEFARSRGIIIADTKFEFGADSKGNIILIDEALTPDSSRFWDASSYEPGHPQPSFDKQFVREYLETLDWDKLPPAPPLPAEIAAATSERYVRAYELLTGSTFSVN, encoded by the coding sequence ATGGACCACACTCAACCATTGATCGATTCAACTATTCCTGAACTAGAGTTATTGCACCGCGGCAAGGTCCGCGATGTTTACAGCGTTGACGAGGATCGACTTTTGTTGGTCGCGACCGATCGGCTTTCGGCGTTCGACTGTGTTCTGCCGACGCCGATCGCGAATAAGGGTGCAGTGCTAACCGCACTTTCCGAATTCTGGTTTGGCCAATTGACCGGCATAATCAAGAATCACCTCATTACGACTAATATCGACGAAATGCCTGCACCCATCGGTTCACATCCGGAACTTCGCGGCAGGTCGATGTTGGTCAAGCGTACCGACGTGTTTCCGGTCGAATGCGTTGTTCGAGGTTATCTGGAAGGCTCGGGGTGGAAAGATTACAGGGCCGGCGGTACGGTCTGCGGCCACAGATTGCCGCCCGGGCTCAAACATTGCGACCGACTCCTGTCGCCGATCTTTACACCGGCAAACAAGGCAGCCGCGGGCCACGATGAGAATATTGACCAACTTGAATTTGCCCGCATTGTCGGCCACGACGTTGCGGCTCTATTAAAATCCACGACGCTTGCGATCTACAAAAAAGCGAGCGAGTTTGCTCGTTCTAGGGGCATTATCATCGCCGACACTAAATTTGAATTTGGTGCCGACAGTAAAGGCAACATCATTCTGATCGACGAAGCCCTAACGCCGGACAGCTCGCGATTTTGGGACGCAAGCTCGTACGAACCCGGCCACCCGCAGCCGTCGTTCGACAAACAGTTCGTTCGCGAATATCTCGAAACCTTAGACTGGGACAAGTTGCCGCCCGCTCCGCCACTACCGGCCGAGATTGCCGCGGCGACGTCTGAGAGATACGTGCGGGCTTACGAACTCCTCACCGGCTCGACTTTTTCCGTAAACTGA
- a CDS encoding HEAT repeat domain-containing protein, whose amino-acid sequence MLSITQIRFYFFTVIIAIVSLSATLAAQPGLAEKEREMIEATTNRWWYTMVFIGVLLAGGAFLLWRRRTKSGSRSEFEYNHRYQANSSGMGDDQDGLDIDKELEWFKKAKKVTPKKAGKPDLSPLAVAGRDRRTRRRPIEMDMTGSAADDLATGTKMFVEKMKQLQFSQLPVHSFLQLTAARTFEQLPLSADPALLSAIEQTYEEFEEDEAVRDLALRILAVFRNRNSVEALTQIALYDLSANLRSKAVATLTDFDHESVFEALLLACADPTREVRAAAARGLFRLSFDRAEAWKRLIATNDQFRMNHAARAAVESGIVQKSFDRLLHEDMRIAYEAVALVGMLLKAGETDLIFDAIENHKDERVKYALLHVIKIVRDERTMTRLSELLHKNVLELAIAERAESIVKESEALAA is encoded by the coding sequence ATGTTAAGCATTACCCAAATCCGATTTTATTTCTTCACGGTCATCATAGCGATCGTTTCGCTTTCCGCCACATTGGCGGCTCAACCGGGTCTCGCGGAAAAGGAACGCGAAATGATCGAGGCTACGACTAACCGCTGGTGGTACACGATGGTTTTTATCGGTGTGTTGTTGGCAGGCGGTGCGTTTTTACTATGGCGTCGACGAACGAAATCGGGCTCGCGATCTGAATTTGAATATAACCACCGGTATCAGGCCAATAGCTCCGGTATGGGGGATGACCAAGACGGATTAGATATTGATAAAGAGTTGGAGTGGTTTAAGAAGGCAAAAAAAGTCACCCCGAAAAAAGCCGGAAAGCCGGATTTGTCACCGCTTGCGGTTGCCGGTCGTGATCGTAGGACTCGGCGGCGTCCGATCGAAATGGATATGACCGGATCTGCTGCGGACGACTTGGCGACGGGGACGAAGATGTTTGTTGAGAAAATGAAACAGCTTCAATTTTCGCAGCTGCCCGTCCACTCTTTCCTTCAATTGACGGCCGCCCGCACCTTCGAACAATTGCCGTTGTCTGCGGATCCGGCTCTGCTGAGTGCGATCGAACAGACCTACGAAGAATTTGAAGAGGATGAGGCGGTTCGCGACCTCGCCCTCCGAATACTTGCGGTTTTCAGAAATCGAAACTCGGTCGAGGCTCTGACCCAGATCGCACTCTACGACCTTTCGGCTAACCTACGTTCAAAGGCGGTGGCGACGCTGACCGACTTTGACCACGAGTCCGTTTTTGAGGCCCTGCTCCTGGCCTGTGCCGATCCGACCCGCGAGGTAAGGGCTGCGGCTGCCCGCGGGCTTTTCAGACTAAGTTTTGACCGTGCTGAGGCTTGGAAGCGATTGATCGCCACCAACGATCAGTTTCGTATGAACCACGCGGCCAGAGCGGCGGTGGAGTCGGGAATCGTCCAAAAATCGTTCGACCGTCTGCTCCACGAGGATATGCGGATCGCTTACGAGGCAGTCGCTTTGGTCGGAATGCTTTTGAAAGCAGGCGAGACCGATCTGATCTTTGACGCGATCGAAAATCATAAGGACGAGCGCGTAAAATATGCTCTGCTTCACGTTATCAAGATCGTCCGCGACGAGCGGACTATGACGCGTCTGAGCGAATTGCTGCATAAAAATGTCCTTGAGCTTGCGATCGCCGAACGTGCAGAGTCGATCGTCAAAGAATCCGAGGCACTCGCAGCTTGA
- the uvrB gene encoding excinuclease ABC subunit UvrB, which yields MQFRLISENTPKGDQPEAIESLVENLNSDTKHQVLLGITGSGKTFTIANVIERTQRPTLVLAHNKTLAAQLYQEFKTFFPENAVEYFVSYYDYYQPEAYVPAADLYIEKEATINEEIDRLRLSSTRALFERRDVIVVASVSCIYGLGDPDAYFGMLVFIEPGMKMKREEFLQKLVELQYERVNVDFDRGNFRVRGDVVELYPSYQDQAYRIEFWGDEIDAIYTIDPLLGEVIKKHDSRLPIYPKTHYVMSKQTIKSAVKTIRAELDEHEKYLVEEGKTVEAQRLHQRTMYDLEMIKEMGFCRGIENYSRHLTGKKPGEPPPTLLDYLPSNALMVIDESHQTIPQLGAMFKGDQSRKGTLVEYGFRLPSARDNRPLNFEEFEQRVGQTIYVSATPGSYELTKTEGEVIEQIIRPTGLLDPVIEVRPVKGQIDDLLEECRQRAERNERVLVTTLTKRMSENLSEYFAEVGVKVSYLHSDIHTLERIKILRDLRRGEYDVLVGINLLREGLDLPEVSLVAILDADKEGFLRSERSLIQTIGRAARNSDGKAILYADKITKSMDYAISETIRRRKIQEEYNAEHGIIPTTIIKSIDATLVTAYEADYFKIPLDLDSYDEYSPKQLKETIQQLEADMRNAAREMKFEQAAEIRDKMKYLQERQLQYQ from the coding sequence ATGCAATTTCGTCTCATTTCTGAAAACACCCCAAAGGGCGACCAGCCCGAGGCGATAGAAAGTCTCGTCGAGAATCTAAATTCCGACACAAAGCATCAAGTCCTACTCGGTATAACCGGGAGCGGCAAGACCTTTACGATCGCCAACGTAATTGAAAGAACGCAGCGTCCGACTCTGGTGCTGGCACATAATAAAACGCTTGCGGCTCAGCTCTATCAGGAATTTAAGACGTTTTTCCCGGAAAACGCGGTCGAGTATTTTGTTTCGTACTACGACTACTATCAACCCGAGGCATACGTGCCCGCTGCTGACCTTTACATCGAAAAAGAAGCTACGATCAACGAAGAGATCGACCGTTTAAGGCTGTCGTCGACCAGAGCGCTTTTCGAGCGACGAGACGTGATCGTCGTGGCGTCGGTATCGTGTATTTATGGACTCGGCGATCCGGACGCGTACTTTGGAATGCTCGTTTTCATCGAGCCGGGGATGAAAATGAAACGCGAGGAGTTTCTGCAGAAGCTCGTGGAACTGCAGTACGAAAGGGTTAATGTAGATTTTGATCGAGGTAATTTTCGCGTTCGCGGCGATGTGGTCGAATTGTATCCGAGTTATCAGGATCAGGCATACCGGATCGAGTTTTGGGGCGATGAGATCGATGCGATCTACACCATCGATCCGTTGCTCGGCGAGGTCATCAAAAAGCATGATTCGCGATTGCCGATCTATCCGAAAACACACTATGTGATGTCTAAGCAGACGATCAAGAGCGCGGTCAAAACAATTCGGGCCGAACTCGACGAGCACGAAAAATATCTGGTCGAAGAAGGTAAGACGGTCGAGGCTCAGCGATTGCATCAGCGGACAATGTACGATCTAGAGATGATCAAAGAGATGGGTTTTTGCCGCGGGATCGAAAACTATTCTCGACATCTGACGGGTAAAAAACCGGGCGAGCCGCCACCGACGCTACTCGATTATCTGCCGTCCAACGCCTTGATGGTGATCGACGAATCGCACCAAACTATACCGCAACTCGGAGCAATGTTTAAGGGAGACCAATCGAGAAAGGGTACGCTCGTCGAGTATGGATTTAGATTGCCGAGTGCACGTGATAATCGACCGCTCAACTTTGAGGAATTTGAGCAAAGGGTCGGGCAGACTATCTATGTCTCGGCAACTCCGGGGTCGTATGAGCTGACCAAGACCGAGGGCGAAGTGATCGAGCAGATTATTCGTCCGACCGGATTGCTCGACCCCGTGATCGAGGTGCGGCCTGTAAAAGGTCAGATCGACGACCTTCTGGAGGAGTGCCGACAGCGTGCCGAGCGCAACGAGCGGGTTCTGGTGACCACGCTGACCAAGCGAATGTCGGAGAACCTGAGCGAGTATTTTGCCGAGGTGGGCGTCAAGGTCAGCTATTTACACAGCGACATCCACACGCTTGAAAGAATCAAGATACTGCGTGACCTTAGGCGTGGCGAGTATGACGTGTTGGTCGGGATCAATCTGCTTCGAGAGGGATTAGATCTGCCTGAGGTTTCGTTGGTGGCGATACTTGATGCCGACAAGGAAGGGTTTCTGCGTTCGGAACGCTCGCTGATCCAGACCATCGGTCGTGCCGCGCGTAATTCTGACGGCAAGGCAATTCTTTACGCAGACAAGATCACGAAATCGATGGATTACGCCATCAGTGAGACGATCCGCCGTCGAAAGATCCAGGAAGAGTACAATGCCGAGCACGGCATAATCCCAACGACTATCATCAAATCGATCGACGCGACACTTGTGACCGCATACGAGGCCGACTATTTCAAGATCCCACTCGATCTCGATTCGTACGACGAGTATTCGCCAAAACAGCTAAAGGAAACCATCCAGCAACTCGAGGCCGATATGCGTAACGCCGCAAGAGAGATGAAATTCGAGCAGGCGGCGGAGATTCGCGACAAGATGAAATATCTACAGGAGCGGCAGCTCCAGTATCAGTAG
- a CDS encoding DUF4256 domain-containing protein, with protein MAQSKKIETSSEPPSDLIGTLRNRFEANMNRHEAIEWTKVQARLEANDEKLWSLGEMERTGGEPDVVGFDKTTGEYIFFDCSEESPKGRRSLCYDREAWESRKEHKPANSADGLAGEMGVELLTEEEYWELQQLGNFDLKTSSWLKTPCEIRDLGGAIFGDRRFGRVFTYHNGAESYYGARAFRGKLRV; from the coding sequence ATGGCACAGTCAAAGAAAATTGAAACATCATCGGAACCGCCCTCAGACCTCATCGGTACGTTAAGGAATCGTTTTGAGGCGAATATGAATCGACACGAGGCCATCGAGTGGACGAAAGTGCAGGCGAGGCTTGAAGCCAACGACGAAAAACTCTGGTCGCTGGGTGAAATGGAGCGGACGGGCGGTGAACCTGACGTTGTCGGATTTGATAAAACTACCGGTGAATATATATTTTTTGACTGCTCTGAAGAAAGCCCGAAAGGCCGCCGCAGCCTGTGCTATGACCGCGAAGCCTGGGAGTCGAGGAAAGAGCATAAGCCCGCAAACAGCGCCGACGGTTTAGCGGGAGAGATGGGAGTTGAGTTATTGACCGAAGAAGAATATTGGGAACTGCAGCAACTCGGCAACTTTGACCTAAAAACCTCGAGTTGGCTCAAAACACCCTGCGAAATCAGAGACTTAGGCGGTGCCATCTTCGGCGATCGCCGCTTCGGCCGCGTTTTCACGTATCACAACGGAGCCGAATCATACTACGGCGCCCGCGCGTTTCGCGGAAAGCTTAGGGTCTAA
- a CDS encoding FAD-binding oxidoreductase produces MQVKTQTDDIQNYLTDASNLAGGVADRLFLPESADEIAKILRDANEGNTPVTIAGALTGTVGGAIPFGGDIISLEKINKILTLDKPALTVVVEPGVILANLQKAVDAEGLFYPPDPTEWSCQLGGTVATNASGARSFKYGATRAFVQRLSIVLTSGEVADIRRGENISDPDGNLSIKTRGGQTIVIKVPTYERPDVRKNVSGYFNEQPLDAIDLFIGSEGTLGVIVEIELSLLPKPHGFFSGIVFFQNESDLLEFVDVVKKVSFDRRNPDSSASGGIDATLLEYFDGNALKFIAEKFPETPDNAVGAVYFEQETTAQNEDALLEQWNELLEKYNADLDHSWFTTNDQDRERLREFRHALPVSVNERITRYKQRKVGTDMAVPDESFPGFLRFYKQTLDASGLDYVIFGHIGDCHLHANLLPKDAADAEKARHIYGRCVAQAIMLGGTVSAEHGIGKLKRKYLSAMMGERYLNEMAEVKKSFDPKGILGRGNMFDEKYLD; encoded by the coding sequence GTGCAGGTAAAAACGCAAACGGACGATATCCAAAATTACCTAACCGACGCGAGTAATTTGGCGGGCGGTGTGGCTGATAGACTGTTTTTGCCCGAATCGGCCGACGAGATCGCCAAGATCCTTCGCGATGCTAATGAGGGCAACACGCCGGTCACGATCGCGGGAGCTCTCACCGGAACTGTCGGTGGGGCGATCCCATTTGGCGGTGACATCATCTCACTTGAAAAAATCAACAAGATACTCACCCTCGACAAGCCGGCTTTGACGGTGGTTGTCGAGCCGGGCGTAATACTCGCCAATCTGCAAAAGGCTGTCGATGCCGAGGGTTTGTTTTATCCGCCGGACCCGACCGAATGGAGTTGTCAGTTGGGCGGCACGGTCGCAACCAATGCGTCAGGAGCTCGGAGTTTCAAATACGGGGCGACGCGGGCGTTTGTTCAGCGGTTATCGATCGTTTTGACAAGCGGTGAAGTTGCCGACATCCGGCGCGGCGAAAATATTTCGGATCCGGACGGCAATCTTTCTATCAAGACCCGCGGCGGGCAGACGATCGTCATTAAGGTGCCGACCTACGAAAGGCCGGACGTGAGAAAGAACGTCAGCGGTTATTTTAACGAGCAACCCTTAGACGCGATCGATCTGTTTATCGGAAGCGAAGGCACGCTCGGCGTGATAGTCGAGATCGAACTATCGCTATTGCCAAAACCGCATGGATTTTTTAGTGGGATCGTGTTCTTTCAGAATGAGAGTGATCTGCTCGAGTTTGTTGATGTTGTAAAGAAAGTGTCGTTTGACCGACGAAACCCTGATAGCTCTGCCAGTGGCGGGATCGATGCGACTCTGCTTGAGTATTTCGACGGCAATGCACTGAAGTTTATCGCCGAGAAGTTTCCCGAGACGCCCGATAACGCCGTAGGTGCGGTATATTTTGAGCAGGAGACCACGGCCCAAAACGAAGACGCCCTGTTAGAACAATGGAATGAGTTGCTGGAGAAATATAATGCCGACCTCGATCATTCTTGGTTTACGACGAATGATCAGGATCGCGAGCGTCTGCGTGAGTTCCGGCACGCCTTGCCGGTGTCGGTCAATGAACGAATAACCAGATACAAACAGCGCAAGGTAGGCACGGATATGGCGGTGCCGGATGAGAGTTTTCCGGGATTCTTGAGATTTTATAAGCAGACGCTAGATGCGAGCGGGCTCGACTATGTGATTTTCGGCCATATCGGCGATTGCCATCTGCACGCCAATTTGCTGCCAAAGGACGCTGCCGACGCAGAAAAGGCACGTCACATTTACGGACGATGCGTCGCCCAGGCAATAATGCTCGGCGGAACGGTCTCTGCCGAGCACGGGATCGGTAAACTCAAGCGAAAGTACCTCTCGGCGATGATGGGGGAGCGATATCTGAATGAAATGGCCGAGGTCAAGAAGTCGTTCGATCCGAAGGGAATCCTGGGCCGTGGCAATATGTTTGATGAAAAGTATCTTGATTGA
- a CDS encoding HAD family phosphatase, which translates to MIKAILLDFNGVVINDEPVQMRAYTEVLKADGIELTEDDYFSSLGMDDRTFVVAAFERAGKKVDEARVSEIVAEKSAKWKEMVTSEMPLFDGIKDFVEKMAVEFELGIVSMARRHEIEYVLETCGMRHHFSTIVSSDDVVKCKPDPECFRIGFRQIDRIRTDQGHLPMTHKECLVIEDSPPGVVAARNADLPVLGVTNTVSADALRNAGASAVAKDLRDWMPASVRRVFV; encoded by the coding sequence ATGATCAAAGCTATTTTATTGGATTTTAACGGCGTCGTGATCAATGACGAGCCCGTGCAAATGCGGGCATATACGGAAGTTCTCAAAGCCGATGGTATCGAACTTACTGAGGACGATTACTTTTCGTCGCTCGGGATGGACGACCGGACATTTGTCGTTGCGGCGTTCGAACGGGCAGGCAAGAAGGTGGATGAAGCGAGGGTTTCGGAGATCGTTGCAGAAAAGTCCGCCAAATGGAAAGAGATGGTCACGAGCGAGATGCCGCTATTTGACGGGATCAAGGATTTTGTCGAAAAGATGGCAGTTGAGTTCGAACTCGGCATCGTCAGTATGGCCAGACGCCACGAGATCGAGTATGTACTGGAAACGTGCGGAATGCGGCACCATTTTTCGACGATCGTTAGTTCTGACGATGTCGTAAAATGTAAGCCCGATCCGGAGTGTTTCAGGATCGGCTTCCGGCAGATAGATCGCATTCGGACAGATCAGGGGCATTTGCCGATGACCCATAAGGAGTGTCTCGTGATCGAGGATTCGCCGCCGGGAGTGGTCGCGGCCAGAAACGCCGATCTGCCCGTTCTGGGTGTGACCAATACGGTGTCCGCCGATGCACTGCGCAACGCCGGTGCGAGCGCGGTGGCTAAGGATCTACGCGATTGGATGCCTGCATCGGTCCGGCGCGTATTTGTATAG
- the lysA gene encoding diaminopimelate decarboxylase gives MAQAWEIENFLDIRDNQLYFNGISAVALAREFGTPLFIFSEDRIRHNISRLKRAEFAIGCPLKVCYAAKANSTMGILRAVKDAGSDLEVNSGGELWKALEIGFTGDQIIFNGTSKEVWELEMAINAGIYAIQVDSVYELSLIESTAQRLGKRANVSLRLVPEIETSTHSGLQTALRTSKFGMMPDEAFSAFDRYSNSPHLDLCGVHLHIGSQNPESEPYAKAFTMLFESLLRVYRETGIRLKHINLGGGFPVNYLRDRSLESAFPSEQRAMFQADFEPSDAIREAWDAVRIIAESAGAADLLNGITLLIEPGRSVVSDAGVCLTTVRNHKSRPVDDESHRTDEWLLTDAGFNILLSMETYKWYYHLISAERSAENHDTPYKLAGPLCDGGDVYFDIEGQNRLPDHRRLPADVKTGEILALLNCGAYSLAQASQYNGRFLPPVILIRSNGTAEVIRERDSFADLVARDIY, from the coding sequence ATGGCTCAAGCTTGGGAGATCGAGAATTTTCTCGACATTCGCGACAACCAACTCTATTTCAACGGTATTTCTGCCGTCGCTCTCGCTCGTGAATTCGGAACACCGCTTTTCATTTTCAGCGAGGACCGAATTAGGCACAATATCTCAAGGCTAAAACGGGCGGAGTTTGCCATAGGCTGTCCGCTAAAGGTCTGTTACGCCGCTAAGGCGAATTCGACTATGGGAATTCTCCGTGCCGTAAAGGACGCTGGCAGCGACCTTGAGGTGAATTCCGGCGGTGAGCTTTGGAAAGCACTCGAGATCGGATTTACCGGCGATCAGATCATATTCAACGGCACCAGCAAAGAGGTCTGGGAACTCGAAATGGCGATCAATGCCGGAATCTACGCGATCCAGGTCGATTCCGTTTACGAACTCTCGCTGATCGAATCAACGGCCCAAAGACTCGGTAAACGGGCAAATGTCAGTCTTCGTCTTGTTCCGGAGATCGAAACAAGCACTCATTCGGGCCTGCAAACGGCGTTACGGACATCAAAATTCGGAATGATGCCTGACGAAGCCTTTTCCGCATTCGATCGATATTCCAATTCGCCGCATCTGGATCTGTGCGGCGTTCACCTGCATATCGGATCGCAAAACCCCGAGTCAGAACCATACGCCAAGGCATTTACGATGTTGTTTGAGAGTCTTTTGAGGGTGTACCGCGAAACAGGCATCCGTCTCAAGCACATTAATCTCGGCGGTGGATTTCCCGTCAACTATCTGCGTGATCGGAGTCTCGAATCTGCGTTTCCCTCCGAGCAGAGGGCGATGTTTCAGGCCGACTTTGAGCCATCCGATGCGATCCGCGAGGCTTGGGACGCTGTCAGGATCATCGCCGAGTCGGCAGGTGCTGCCGATCTGCTCAATGGTATTACTTTGCTGATCGAACCGGGTCGGAGCGTTGTCTCGGACGCCGGCGTCTGTCTGACGACGGTCCGAAATCACAAATCGCGACCCGTAGACGATGAGTCCCACCGGACGGACGAATGGCTCTTGACGGATGCCGGCTTTAATATCCTGCTGTCGATGGAAACGTACAAGTGGTACTACCACCTGATATCGGCGGAGCGTTCGGCTGAAAATCACGACACGCCGTACAAACTCGCAGGCCCACTCTGCGACGGCGGCGATGTGTATTTTGACATCGAGGGCCAAAACCGCCTGCCAGACCATCGACGTCTGCCGGCGGACGTCAAAACGGGTGAAATTCTCGCGTTGCTCAACTGCGGAGCCTATTCGCTTGCTCAGGCGTCACAGTACAACGGACGTTTTCTGCCGCCCGTCATATTGATCCGCTCAAACGGAACCGCCGAGGTCATCCGCGAACGCGATAGTTTTGCGGATCTCGTCGCGAGGGATATTTATTAG